The proteins below are encoded in one region of Sulfitobacter sp. SK012:
- the ccrA gene encoding crotonyl-CoA carboxylase/reductase: MALDTQHATYEAPEKDLYEVGEMPPMGHVPKQMYAWSIRRERHGEPDTAMLEEVVDVPELDSQDVLVLVMAAGVNYNGVWAALGVPISPFDGHKQPYHIAGSDASGIIWAVGDKVTRWKVGDEVVIHCNQDDGDDEECNGGDPMYSPSQRIWGYETPDGSFSQFTRVQSQQLMPRPQHLTWEESACYTLTLATAYRMLFGHEPHDLKPGQNVLVWGASGGLGSYAIQLINTAGANAIGIISDESKRQFVMDLGAKGVLNRKDFNCWGQLPTVNTPEYATWFTEARKFGKAIWEITGKGVNVDMVFEHPGEATFPVSTFVVKKGGMVVICAGTSGFNLTFDVRYMWMHQKRLQGSHFAHLKQASAANKLMLERRLDPCMSEVFTWADLPQAHMKMMRNEHKPGNMSVLVQAPTTGLRTLEDALEARS, encoded by the coding sequence ATGGCACTGGATACACAACACGCAACCTACGAGGCACCTGAAAAGGACCTTTATGAAGTGGGCGAAATGCCCCCAATGGGCCACGTGCCAAAGCAGATGTATGCATGGTCCATCCGCCGCGAACGCCACGGAGAGCCTGATACCGCGATGCTCGAAGAGGTCGTGGACGTACCAGAGCTCGACAGCCAGGACGTGCTTGTCCTCGTGATGGCAGCAGGCGTGAATTACAACGGCGTCTGGGCCGCCCTTGGTGTTCCGATCAGCCCCTTTGATGGTCACAAGCAACCCTACCATATTGCGGGTTCTGATGCGTCAGGGATCATCTGGGCCGTCGGCGATAAAGTAACGCGCTGGAAGGTCGGCGACGAGGTCGTGATCCACTGCAACCAAGATGATGGCGACGATGAAGAGTGTAACGGCGGCGACCCGATGTATTCGCCAAGCCAGCGGATCTGGGGCTACGAAACGCCTGATGGGTCGTTTTCGCAATTCACCCGCGTTCAAAGTCAGCAGCTGATGCCGCGCCCACAGCACCTGACGTGGGAAGAATCCGCATGCTACACGCTTACTTTGGCCACGGCGTACAGGATGCTCTTTGGTCACGAACCCCATGACCTCAAACCCGGCCAAAACGTGCTTGTTTGGGGTGCTTCAGGTGGTTTGGGCTCCTATGCAATTCAGCTTATCAACACTGCAGGGGCCAATGCGATCGGCATTATCTCGGACGAAAGCAAACGCCAGTTCGTGATGGATTTGGGGGCCAAAGGTGTCCTGAACCGCAAGGATTTTAACTGTTGGGGTCAACTGCCCACGGTTAACACGCCCGAATATGCCACGTGGTTCACTGAGGCGCGCAAATTCGGCAAGGCGATCTGGGAAATTACGGGCAAGGGTGTGAACGTCGACATGGTGTTTGAACACCCCGGCGAAGCAACTTTTCCGGTTTCGACTTTTGTGGTCAAAAAAGGAGGCATGGTCGTGATCTGCGCAGGCACGTCAGGTTTTAACCTCACATTCGACGTGCGCTACATGTGGATGCATCAAAAGCGCCTTCAAGGCAGCCACTTTGCCCATTTGAAACAGGCCTCTGCAGCCAACAAGCTGATGTTGGAACGCCGTTTGGACCCGTGCATGTCAGAGGTGTTCACCTGGGCCGATCTGCCTCAGGCTCATATG